A window of Bufo gargarizans isolate SCDJY-AF-19 chromosome 9, ASM1485885v1, whole genome shotgun sequence contains these coding sequences:
- the LOC122946083 gene encoding transcription factor E3-like isoform X4, which produces MSSRILLRQQLMRAQAQEQERREQEQNAAQIATPSTPAISVSNGGRPTAAQVPLEVLKVQTHLENPTKYHIQQSQRQQVKQYLSSTTMGAKMPLHTSAPTTTTINPASARASPQPEQTLLPTASSAPNSPLAMLNIGSNSEKEIDDVIDEIISLESSLNDEFMGFVERGNLPSTLPVSGNLLDMYCAPGMTAPAITVSNSCPADLPNIKNEYLGKWRRSSLRLFGHTWPWRCGLVKKKLNSISFSPPTEHDTKQMMKERQKKDNHNLIERRRRFNINDRIKELGTLIPKSSDPELRWNKGTILKASVEYIRKLQKDQQRVRELEGRQRKLEHLNQGLLLRIQELEMQAQIHGIRSFPPSTMSADVVPKVEPISEMVPRFDAQTTQPLDPSTLDLGTLHFSDQLNDLVHEGLNYHLSLTGDSAFADILMDDVISPLGGDPLLSSVSPGASKTSSRHSSFSMEEDS; this is translated from the exons ATGTCTTCGCGGATCCTGCTCCGGCAGCAGCTGATGAGGGCCCAGGCCCAGGAGCAGGAGAGACGAGAGCAAGAGCAGAATGCTGCCCAGATCGCCACGCCATCCACACCGGCCATCAGCGTTAGTAATGGTGGCCGACCCACCGCTGCACAGGTGCCCTTGGAGGTCTTAAAG GTTCAGACCCATTTAGAAAATCCGACAAAGTATCACATCCAGCAGTCTCAGAGACAGCAGGTCAAGCAGTACCTGTCCTCTACCACCATGGGGGCCAAGATGCCCTTACACACCTCTGCCCCAACTACCACTACAATTAACCCTGCCTCTGCCAGAGCATCACCGCAGCCCGAACAGACCTTGCTCCCTACGGCCAGCAGCGCTCCTAACAGCCCCCTGGCAATGCTGAATATTGGCTCCAATTCTGAAAAGGAG ATTGATGATGTCATCGATGAGATCATAAGCCTGGAGTCCAGCCTCAATGACGAATTCATGGGATTCGTGGAAAGAGGGAATCTACCCAGCACA ctTCCTGTGTCCGGTAACCTCTTGGACATGTATTGTGCTCCTGGAATGACCGCTCCGGCCATCACTGTGAGTAACTCCTGCCCGGCCGACCTGCCCAACATTAAGAATGAATACTTAGGTAAGTGGAGACGCTCATCGCTTCGTCTTTTTGGACATACTTGGCCTTGGCGTTGTGGATTAGTTAAAAAAAAGCTCAACTCCATTTCATTCTCCCCCCCCACAGAGCACGACACGAAACAAATGATGAAGGAGCGGCAGAAAAAAGACAATCACAATTTAA TTGAACGTCGTCGAAGATTTAACATCAATGATAGAATCAAAGAACTGGGGACCCTCATCCCAAAATCCAGTGACCC ggagctgcgctgGAACAAAGGCACCATCTTGAAGGCCTCGGTAGAGTACATCCGGAAGCTGCAGAAAGACCAGCAGCGCGTGCGCGAGCTGGAGGGCAGGCAGCGTAAGCTGGAGCACCTGAACCAGGGCCTGCTGCTGCGTATACAG GAGCTGGAAATGCAGGCTCAGATACATGGCATTAGAAGCTTTCCGCCATCCACTATGTCAGCAGATGTCGTTCCCAAGGTAGAACCAATCTCCGAAATGGTGCCCAGATTTGACGCCCAGACCACGCAGCCCCTGGACCCCTCCACCCTGGATCTGGGCACGCTCCACTTCTCAGACCAGCTGAATGACTTAGTTCACGAGGGCCTGAACTATCATCTGAGCCTGACTGGGGACTCGGCCTTTGCAGACATtctcatggatgacgtgatctctCCACTCGGGGGGGATCCTCTTCTCTCTTCTGTCTCTCCCGGAGCGTCTAAGACCAGCAGCCGCCACAGCAGCTTTAGCATGGAGGAGGACTCTTGA
- the LOC122946083 gene encoding transcription factor E3-like isoform X2, translating into MSSAAKRTCNSLSPILPESGIVADIDIETAIEPSEEQFYQLKSQPIPSSQTPSQSPQSSFQTPSTMSSRILLRQQLMRAQAQEQERREQEQNAAQIATPSTPAISVSNGGRPTAAQVPLEVLKVQTHLENPTKYHIQQSQRQQVKQYLSSTTMGAKMPLHTSAPTTTTINPASARASPQPEQTLLPTASSAPNSPLAMLNIGSNSEKEIDDVIDEIISLESSLNDEFMGFVERGNLPSTLPVSGNLLDMYCAPGMTAPAITVSNSCPADLPNIKNEYLGKWRRSSLRLFGHTWPWRCGLVKKKLNSISFSPPTEHDTKQMMKERQKKDNHNLIERRRRFNINDRIKELGTLIPKSSDPELRWNKGTILKASVEYIRKLQKDQQRVRELEGRQRKLEHLNQGLLLRIQELEMQAQIHGIRSFPPSTMSADVVPKVEPISEMVPRFDAQTTQPLDPSTLDLGTLHFSDQLNDLVHEGLNYHLSLTGDSAFADILMDDVISPLGGDPLLSSVSPGASKTSSRHSSFSMEEDS; encoded by the exons atgtcttcagctgccaagcgcacatgtaacag TCTGAGCCCCATATTGCCCGAATCCGGCATCGTCGCCGACATTGACATAGAGACCGCCATAGAGCCGAGCGAGGAACAATTTTACCAGCTGAAGAGCCAGCCGATCCCTTCGAG TCAGACCCCATCGCAGTCCCCTCAGTCCTCTTTTCAGACCCCGAGCACAATGTCTTCGCGGATCCTGCTCCGGCAGCAGCTGATGAGGGCCCAGGCCCAGGAGCAGGAGAGACGAGAGCAAGAGCAGAATGCTGCCCAGATCGCCACGCCATCCACACCGGCCATCAGCGTTAGTAATGGTGGCCGACCCACCGCTGCACAGGTGCCCTTGGAGGTCTTAAAG GTTCAGACCCATTTAGAAAATCCGACAAAGTATCACATCCAGCAGTCTCAGAGACAGCAGGTCAAGCAGTACCTGTCCTCTACCACCATGGGGGCCAAGATGCCCTTACACACCTCTGCCCCAACTACCACTACAATTAACCCTGCCTCTGCCAGAGCATCACCGCAGCCCGAACAGACCTTGCTCCCTACGGCCAGCAGCGCTCCTAACAGCCCCCTGGCAATGCTGAATATTGGCTCCAATTCTGAAAAGGAG ATTGATGATGTCATCGATGAGATCATAAGCCTGGAGTCCAGCCTCAATGACGAATTCATGGGATTCGTGGAAAGAGGGAATCTACCCAGCACA ctTCCTGTGTCCGGTAACCTCTTGGACATGTATTGTGCTCCTGGAATGACCGCTCCGGCCATCACTGTGAGTAACTCCTGCCCGGCCGACCTGCCCAACATTAAGAATGAATACTTAGGTAAGTGGAGACGCTCATCGCTTCGTCTTTTTGGACATACTTGGCCTTGGCGTTGTGGATTAGTTAAAAAAAAGCTCAACTCCATTTCATTCTCCCCCCCCACAGAGCACGACACGAAACAAATGATGAAGGAGCGGCAGAAAAAAGACAATCACAATTTAA TTGAACGTCGTCGAAGATTTAACATCAATGATAGAATCAAAGAACTGGGGACCCTCATCCCAAAATCCAGTGACCC ggagctgcgctgGAACAAAGGCACCATCTTGAAGGCCTCGGTAGAGTACATCCGGAAGCTGCAGAAAGACCAGCAGCGCGTGCGCGAGCTGGAGGGCAGGCAGCGTAAGCTGGAGCACCTGAACCAGGGCCTGCTGCTGCGTATACAG GAGCTGGAAATGCAGGCTCAGATACATGGCATTAGAAGCTTTCCGCCATCCACTATGTCAGCAGATGTCGTTCCCAAGGTAGAACCAATCTCCGAAATGGTGCCCAGATTTGACGCCCAGACCACGCAGCCCCTGGACCCCTCCACCCTGGATCTGGGCACGCTCCACTTCTCAGACCAGCTGAATGACTTAGTTCACGAGGGCCTGAACTATCATCTGAGCCTGACTGGGGACTCGGCCTTTGCAGACATtctcatggatgacgtgatctctCCACTCGGGGGGGATCCTCTTCTCTCTTCTGTCTCTCCCGGAGCGTCTAAGACCAGCAGCCGCCACAGCAGCTTTAGCATGGAGGAGGACTCTTGA
- the LOC122946083 gene encoding transcription factor E3-like isoform X3 → MSHDIACETPKVHDSPQHTVYVLVGSSADSIQLLSLSPILPESGIVADIDIETAIEPSEEQFYQLKSQPIPSSQTPSQSPQSSFQTPSTMSSRILLRQQLMRAQAQEQERREQEQNAAQIATPSTPAISVSNGGRPTAAQVPLEVLKVQTHLENPTKYHIQQSQRQQVKQYLSSTTMGAKMPLHTSAPTTTTINPASARASPQPEQTLLPTASSAPNSPLAMLNIGSNSEKEIDDVIDEIISLESSLNDEFMGFVERGNLPSTLPVSGNLLDMYCAPGMTAPAITVSNSCPADLPNIKNEYLEHDTKQMMKERQKKDNHNLIERRRRFNINDRIKELGTLIPKSSDPELRWNKGTILKASVEYIRKLQKDQQRVRELEGRQRKLEHLNQGLLLRIQELEMQAQIHGIRSFPPSTMSADVVPKVEPISEMVPRFDAQTTQPLDPSTLDLGTLHFSDQLNDLVHEGLNYHLSLTGDSAFADILMDDVISPLGGDPLLSSVSPGASKTSSRHSSFSMEEDS, encoded by the exons ATGTCTCATGATATAGCGTGTGAGACCCCCAAAGTGCACGACAGCCCGCAGCACACAGTCTATGTCCTGGTGGGATCCAGCGCTGACAGCATCCAGCTGCTCAG TCTGAGCCCCATATTGCCCGAATCCGGCATCGTCGCCGACATTGACATAGAGACCGCCATAGAGCCGAGCGAGGAACAATTTTACCAGCTGAAGAGCCAGCCGATCCCTTCGAG TCAGACCCCATCGCAGTCCCCTCAGTCCTCTTTTCAGACCCCGAGCACAATGTCTTCGCGGATCCTGCTCCGGCAGCAGCTGATGAGGGCCCAGGCCCAGGAGCAGGAGAGACGAGAGCAAGAGCAGAATGCTGCCCAGATCGCCACGCCATCCACACCGGCCATCAGCGTTAGTAATGGTGGCCGACCCACCGCTGCACAGGTGCCCTTGGAGGTCTTAAAG GTTCAGACCCATTTAGAAAATCCGACAAAGTATCACATCCAGCAGTCTCAGAGACAGCAGGTCAAGCAGTACCTGTCCTCTACCACCATGGGGGCCAAGATGCCCTTACACACCTCTGCCCCAACTACCACTACAATTAACCCTGCCTCTGCCAGAGCATCACCGCAGCCCGAACAGACCTTGCTCCCTACGGCCAGCAGCGCTCCTAACAGCCCCCTGGCAATGCTGAATATTGGCTCCAATTCTGAAAAGGAG ATTGATGATGTCATCGATGAGATCATAAGCCTGGAGTCCAGCCTCAATGACGAATTCATGGGATTCGTGGAAAGAGGGAATCTACCCAGCACA ctTCCTGTGTCCGGTAACCTCTTGGACATGTATTGTGCTCCTGGAATGACCGCTCCGGCCATCACTGTGAGTAACTCCTGCCCGGCCGACCTGCCCAACATTAAGAATGAATACTTAG AGCACGACACGAAACAAATGATGAAGGAGCGGCAGAAAAAAGACAATCACAATTTAA TTGAACGTCGTCGAAGATTTAACATCAATGATAGAATCAAAGAACTGGGGACCCTCATCCCAAAATCCAGTGACCC ggagctgcgctgGAACAAAGGCACCATCTTGAAGGCCTCGGTAGAGTACATCCGGAAGCTGCAGAAAGACCAGCAGCGCGTGCGCGAGCTGGAGGGCAGGCAGCGTAAGCTGGAGCACCTGAACCAGGGCCTGCTGCTGCGTATACAG GAGCTGGAAATGCAGGCTCAGATACATGGCATTAGAAGCTTTCCGCCATCCACTATGTCAGCAGATGTCGTTCCCAAGGTAGAACCAATCTCCGAAATGGTGCCCAGATTTGACGCCCAGACCACGCAGCCCCTGGACCCCTCCACCCTGGATCTGGGCACGCTCCACTTCTCAGACCAGCTGAATGACTTAGTTCACGAGGGCCTGAACTATCATCTGAGCCTGACTGGGGACTCGGCCTTTGCAGACATtctcatggatgacgtgatctctCCACTCGGGGGGGATCCTCTTCTCTCTTCTGTCTCTCCCGGAGCGTCTAAGACCAGCAGCCGCCACAGCAGCTTTAGCATGGAGGAGGACTCTTGA
- the LOC122946083 gene encoding transcription factor E3-like isoform X1, which produces MSHDIACETPKVHDSPQHTVYVLVGSSADSIQLLSLSPILPESGIVADIDIETAIEPSEEQFYQLKSQPIPSSQTPSQSPQSSFQTPSTMSSRILLRQQLMRAQAQEQERREQEQNAAQIATPSTPAISVSNGGRPTAAQVPLEVLKVQTHLENPTKYHIQQSQRQQVKQYLSSTTMGAKMPLHTSAPTTTTINPASARASPQPEQTLLPTASSAPNSPLAMLNIGSNSEKEIDDVIDEIISLESSLNDEFMGFVERGNLPSTLPVSGNLLDMYCAPGMTAPAITVSNSCPADLPNIKNEYLGKWRRSSLRLFGHTWPWRCGLVKKKLNSISFSPPTEHDTKQMMKERQKKDNHNLIERRRRFNINDRIKELGTLIPKSSDPELRWNKGTILKASVEYIRKLQKDQQRVRELEGRQRKLEHLNQGLLLRIQELEMQAQIHGIRSFPPSTMSADVVPKVEPISEMVPRFDAQTTQPLDPSTLDLGTLHFSDQLNDLVHEGLNYHLSLTGDSAFADILMDDVISPLGGDPLLSSVSPGASKTSSRHSSFSMEEDS; this is translated from the exons ATGTCTCATGATATAGCGTGTGAGACCCCCAAAGTGCACGACAGCCCGCAGCACACAGTCTATGTCCTGGTGGGATCCAGCGCTGACAGCATCCAGCTGCTCAG TCTGAGCCCCATATTGCCCGAATCCGGCATCGTCGCCGACATTGACATAGAGACCGCCATAGAGCCGAGCGAGGAACAATTTTACCAGCTGAAGAGCCAGCCGATCCCTTCGAG TCAGACCCCATCGCAGTCCCCTCAGTCCTCTTTTCAGACCCCGAGCACAATGTCTTCGCGGATCCTGCTCCGGCAGCAGCTGATGAGGGCCCAGGCCCAGGAGCAGGAGAGACGAGAGCAAGAGCAGAATGCTGCCCAGATCGCCACGCCATCCACACCGGCCATCAGCGTTAGTAATGGTGGCCGACCCACCGCTGCACAGGTGCCCTTGGAGGTCTTAAAG GTTCAGACCCATTTAGAAAATCCGACAAAGTATCACATCCAGCAGTCTCAGAGACAGCAGGTCAAGCAGTACCTGTCCTCTACCACCATGGGGGCCAAGATGCCCTTACACACCTCTGCCCCAACTACCACTACAATTAACCCTGCCTCTGCCAGAGCATCACCGCAGCCCGAACAGACCTTGCTCCCTACGGCCAGCAGCGCTCCTAACAGCCCCCTGGCAATGCTGAATATTGGCTCCAATTCTGAAAAGGAG ATTGATGATGTCATCGATGAGATCATAAGCCTGGAGTCCAGCCTCAATGACGAATTCATGGGATTCGTGGAAAGAGGGAATCTACCCAGCACA ctTCCTGTGTCCGGTAACCTCTTGGACATGTATTGTGCTCCTGGAATGACCGCTCCGGCCATCACTGTGAGTAACTCCTGCCCGGCCGACCTGCCCAACATTAAGAATGAATACTTAGGTAAGTGGAGACGCTCATCGCTTCGTCTTTTTGGACATACTTGGCCTTGGCGTTGTGGATTAGTTAAAAAAAAGCTCAACTCCATTTCATTCTCCCCCCCCACAGAGCACGACACGAAACAAATGATGAAGGAGCGGCAGAAAAAAGACAATCACAATTTAA TTGAACGTCGTCGAAGATTTAACATCAATGATAGAATCAAAGAACTGGGGACCCTCATCCCAAAATCCAGTGACCC ggagctgcgctgGAACAAAGGCACCATCTTGAAGGCCTCGGTAGAGTACATCCGGAAGCTGCAGAAAGACCAGCAGCGCGTGCGCGAGCTGGAGGGCAGGCAGCGTAAGCTGGAGCACCTGAACCAGGGCCTGCTGCTGCGTATACAG GAGCTGGAAATGCAGGCTCAGATACATGGCATTAGAAGCTTTCCGCCATCCACTATGTCAGCAGATGTCGTTCCCAAGGTAGAACCAATCTCCGAAATGGTGCCCAGATTTGACGCCCAGACCACGCAGCCCCTGGACCCCTCCACCCTGGATCTGGGCACGCTCCACTTCTCAGACCAGCTGAATGACTTAGTTCACGAGGGCCTGAACTATCATCTGAGCCTGACTGGGGACTCGGCCTTTGCAGACATtctcatggatgacgtgatctctCCACTCGGGGGGGATCCTCTTCTCTCTTCTGTCTCTCCCGGAGCGTCTAAGACCAGCAGCCGCCACAGCAGCTTTAGCATGGAGGAGGACTCTTGA